CAAGCTCATTCGCCCTCTGGGGTCATCCTCGCATGGGATGGCCCCGCATCTGTATTTGGAATAAATGTGTATTATAATATTAAAACGATTGCTTACCTTTTTATCTTCGTTCGGGCATTCAGGATCAGTTAAAATGTCCAGATATGAAGCCCCAATAACTGCGTTTACAGTGAAGCCCTATGATTGGTGTTGGTGGAGGAGGACGGCTTTAGGACCATGACGAGAGCGCTATTCTCGAGCGTGCAACAGTGCAGCACTTGCGTGGGTCACAATTTCTTGTAAATATTAAACGTTGGCTTTATGGATTTTCTCATATTTGACCAACTGTAGTGTATTTTACAGTTAGCAAGATGTCGGAGAACCGCATGAATGGCTTTATTTTTGAAGAACTGCAGGTAAGAGGTGTTCTATTGAGAGGGGAAATAATTAAATAGCACGCTCCTGTTTTGCCAAATGTTTCCATCGTTTGCATGGATGGTTGATGTCGCGCAGATGGGTTGTTAATTTTTGATTGAGCTAGTGCCTAAATGGGATGGAAAACGTTTTAGTCACCTAAGAAGTGTTTTAAATGTCAGTTTACGTACCAGTCCATCTTATAATTTTACATGACAAATCCACACAGTTTTGTAGACAACGCACAGTTATGTGCGTATGACAGAACGACGAAGGGGGACTTATTTTAGTGGTACACATATCCTGTTTCCTAGCAACAAGAACAGGAAGAATGTGTAATGGAATGGAATGAAGGAGGAAAAAAAGACAATTGAAGAAGACTTGTCCATTATCAATAACATTTTAGCTTTGTGGTGAGGAAATACATTGACCTGGATTTAAATGACATAGGTTACATCAGAAACTACAGAATATATTTGACAGGATGCACGAATCAAATGGATGGTAAAAACAGAGTATCGCTTTTTGCTGCAAtgtttgtttagctagctaagcATGATGATGCTACTTGCTAACGTTACATAGCAGCTATTGTATCCAGCATTTGATTGCTCGCAAAACAACAACTTTTCCATAGTAGTGCGTGTTTTGACCTAACACATGAAATGTAGCTACTGGAATTCAACCATTTGACATTTTAAGTTGTTTTGACCAAGGTGGTGTTTTCCCACATTATTGACATAGCTATGCGGCTGGCTGTCGCGCTAGTCAGGGTATTGCTgtgtgtgctagctagctagccactttcAACTTGAATCGGACAAAATCTTTTTGGGATAGTTTGAGATCGAGCTAGCCAACAAGTAACAAACTAGTTCAATTCCTACATTTAGTCCattctgatatatatatatacatttaaattGCATGTAAATAAGTAAAACAATTGGTAATTCAGTTCACGGTAACGTTAACGACATTTTATGTCGCTAGGCCAAACAGGAAAAGTATTGCTGCTGTACACTGTATGAAGCTGCATATGATGAATGGAGAGTTTGTCATGTTGCGTTACTGAACCGATTAACACGATATTTGAGCGGAGTTAAATATATTAGGCCTGGTTTATTAGCCATATTTCAATCTGAGATAAACTACCCTATGGTTCTTAAAAATTCGTCATAATTTGAAGTGTTTGTTTCAAACCACAACTGTCCAGTTTACAGTAATATGGTCTACTTCATCTCTACTGtatcattgcctgcttgaattgtATACTTCCAGATGAGACAAAACCCTTGTTTCAATAGTAAGTCTCACACCAAGCCTTTAACATGTTATCATCTAGCAGATGCTCttgtccagagcgacttacaagagcaattagagttaagttccttgctcaaagggcacatcgacagatgttTCAACTATTCGGCACAAGGTTTCGtaccgctcttaaccgctaggctacccgctgACTCCTTTAACGTGTTAATTAAAAATAATACAGGCGTTGCATCAGTAAACTACATTTTGAATAAAAGTTTGTGCCAATTGCATTAGTAGGCCATGATTATCCCATAGTTAAATAATACATTGACTGCAAATTATGCCAAATGACCAgatctgttttacattttttccaCAGCCCTCATGGTGTACCTGCAGCCTTTCTACCCCAGAAATTAAATTAATATTCAATGGAGTGGTACTAAATTATCCAATCGCATTCTTGTGTTGCCTTCCTATTTGGACCGTACAATAGATACGCTCTTGTTATACAGAGGAGCTGGGAATCTGATGTATTTTCCCCTCAATTATCTAGCTCAAATATGTGCAGTACTGTCCTGTAATGGCTATGCAGGAGCCTGGCAGGACCAAAGGCTTCCCTTGCAAACACTGTGGCACAGTGTGTTCCAACATGCCAAGCCTTCTGGAACACATGGATAGTCACTCCCAGCAAGAGGAAGATCGCAAGTTCAAGTGTGATGAATGTGGGCGGGGTTACAGGCATGCAGGTAGCCTCGCTAACCATAAGAAAACACACGAGTTGGGTTCTTTTCAATGTCCAGTATGTGCTAGGAAGCTCTCAAACCCTCTGGCCCTGAAGAGCCATCTGCGCATCCACACATCGCAGAAGAAGTACTCCTGCATGGATTGTGGGAAGGCCTTTAGGTTAGCTACTCAGCTGGCCACCCATCAAAAGGTCCATCTATCCAGGCAGTCAAAGAGGAGAGCTGGTAGTAGGGCAGCTGCAGAATATTCTCCAATTGAGAATAGAGATGAAATTGAGGATAATGAAGACCTTCATGAGCAGTTGGTCTTGGTGGCTGACCAGCAAGACACAAGGATGGATATTATATCTGATAATGGCCTTAGTCAGGAGGAGGCAGAGATTATCCCCATCTCAGCTAATTACAGTGAAAACCTAGGCTCTGACGAAGCAGGGGATCGACCTTTCAAATGTGATCAGTGTGAAAAGTCATATAGACACCATGGAAGCCTGATTAATCATAAAAAGTCTCACCAAGTAGGGATGTTTGAGTGCCCTATCTGTTTCAAACAGTTCAATAATCTTGCTGCCCTCCATAGTCACCAGAGAACCCATAACAAGTCCAGAAGTGGGCCAGACACCCGTTCCACTGAAGTCACTTACGCAGGCACAGCACAAGAGCAGTTTTCCCCCTCAAACAGGGAGGCTGCTGTACATTTCTGCCACCTGTGTCAAGTGATATTTCCTAATGATGATGAGTTCCAGGAACACATCCAAATGCATAATTCTTCCTCTATGTCATTTGGGCACATTCAAGGTTCATCTGATGGTTATCATGGCACTTATGACCATAGTGTCACTCATTCTCCTGACTCAAACTTTCATTCAACCCCTCTAAACAATACTCCATCGATGGATAATCAGGGGGAGCAGATCAACGATGTTCAAATATACTCTGACCACTCCAGTAACGAATCCACCTTGAACACTCAGCAAGAGCCCGCAATCTTGGATTCAGAGATTTCTGCTGACGATCTAGGGAAGGCAGAACAGTCCTCAGTTACAGATAATGTTGAGCGCCGCTTCAAGTGCCAGGTCTGTGGCAAAAGCTACCGGCACGCAGGGAGCCTCATCAACCACAAGCGGTCTCATCAGACGGGCATTTACCAGTGTTCCATCTGCCGCAAGACTTACCCACACATGGCTGCCCTCCGCAGCCACATCCGCATTCACAGGGCCCATCCGTCCTCCTTCAACCTCAGCTCTGAAGGAGACTGGCTGTCTACCGAGCCCCTGACACTGGAGAACCAGCAGGCCTGCTTTTCCTCTCAGGATGGTGACGCTAGCAGTATGATGGCGCTCGCTCAGGAGAACAAGGGTGAACACGACAATGGAGGATCATTCCACGAGCAGTTTGACTCCACCTTTCCCCAGGAAAGAACAGTGCACCTACCTCACGACGAACACCTGATGGAGAGGCACATGTGCGCCGACTGTGGCGAAACATTTGCAGACATCGCAGGGATCAAGTCGCACATATGCCCCCAGCTACAACAGCAGCAGGAGGCCATGTCAAATGATTGCGACAGTAACCTAACCTTCCAGGACACTAATGGCCAATGCTCCATGGGAAATCCAGAGGATCATATAAAATTCCAGGGACTGAATGGCAGCCCTGGGCAAAGGTACTTTGGTGAACACAACTTTCATGAAGTCATGAATGGGGAGCAGTTAAATAGTGGTGATggcgaggaggaggatgatgaagatgatgacgGAGAGCTCTATCAATGCTCAGTGTGTGGGAACCGCTACACAAGCATGAGGGCTCTGAGGAGTCATCTTCGTGGCCACACTCAATCCCATGATACTCCTACAAGCTCTGGCCCGTCCTCCATGTCCTCCCTCGAGGCTGAAAAAGAAGAGGAccctggagagagacagcaggtggaCGGGGGTCTGATGATCTGCAGTACTTGCGGAGAGAGTTTTGCCAAGAAGCAAGACATGCTTGCCCATCAGCTCTCGCACCATAAAGCACAGGCAGATGACGCTAAACACGTACATATGGACAATAGTAATGGAGCTAGGCACAAAGAGGAAGTTGACAGCATTATCTGTGGAAATTGTGGTACATTTTGCACCAGTTACCATCATCTTGAGACTCATCAATGTACAGCAAATGGGCAAAGTGAATCTGGTGATGAGAGAACTGAAATGGGCAACTCTGTCAACGGTAAAGAATTAGGACCAATGAAAGCGGATTTAGACAATGGTGATCGCCAGTACAAGTGTGATCAGTGTGGAAGAGCATACAGACATGCTGGCTCCCTTCTCAACCATAAAAAGTCCCACAAAACGGGAGTATTCCGCTGCATGGTTTGCCAGAAGCGCTTCTACAATCTACTGGCCCTTAAGAACCATCAAAGGACCCACTTTGATGTTAAGAGGTAATTGCTCAACGTAATTGCTAACACAGAAAAAAGTTGTCTTCTACTGATAAGTGTCCATGTTATTTGACATCATGTATATAACCAGAGAAGCTACATTGTACACATGCGGTAGACCCAATTAATTTGTACTACTACATACTAAGGTTTAGGTTATTACATTGTTATAGTTGAATTTGCCTAAATGCCAACAAATGGTGATTGGACCCTGCCCTAACAGCAAGCATTTTCTTTTACAAGTGCTTACGTACATGTAAAATAATCCAAGGATATATTGCCTATAAAATTGCTATTGCCATAGATGTACTTTGTGTCATAACTTCATTCATGCTCAAATGTTCTGTGCTTTGTAAACAGGATTatcctctctctttgtcccctcGTCTAGGCATACTTGTAATGAATGTGGGAAGGCATTCAAGATACAGAAGCAGCTATTGAACCACCTAAGAATTCACAAGGAGAACAAGGCCAAAATACAGGAGCTCAACAATCAGATTCAGGCCCTCATGCAGATGAATGGGGCCAGGTCAGAGGGAGGAATGCACTCGTTAAATGCACCTGCCAATCAATCCGCCACCACCACCCGCAGAAAGCGTAGGCCAACCCTCAACCTAAAGAAACCCAGTGTGGGGGAAGGGGCTCTGACAGCGTCTCAGACTGAAGTCAAATCAGAGGGGGCAGGCGACCCTCGCCCCTACTCCTGTGACCAATGTGGGCGAACGTATCGGCACGCAGGAAGTCTGGTCAACCACAAGAACTCTCACAAGACGGGCGAATACTACTGTTCTGTTTGTAACAACACCTACTCCAACCAACTGGCTATGAAGAACCACCTGCGCATCCACTTCTCAGTTAAAAAGCACAGTTGCCAAAACTGTGGAAAGGCCTTTAGGGGAAAGAAGCAGTTGTCTAACCATATTTGCGCACACCTCCGAAAGGATATGCCTGGAGGGGTCAGGGGAAGTGGTCGCAGACGCGCTAGAAACATTAAATGTAAGCAATGCAGACTGACATTTGTATCTGCAGACCAGCTCACAGCCCATACATGTGGGTCACTGGCAAACTCATCAGAGAGCAGTGATGGACAAACGAGCATGTCCTTGAAAAAAGAGGAGCGACCATTCACCTGCAACATCTGCAATCGCAGCTACCGCCACGCGGGCAGTCTCCTGAATCATAAAAACACCCATAAGTCCGGCCACTTCAGCTGCACGTTCTGCTCCAAGCCCTTCTCTAATCCCATGGCGTTACGCAACCACACACGAATTCACACACAGAAGAAGAAGCATGTCTGCCTGACCTGTGGGAAGGCGTTTCGGCTGGCCAGTATTCTCCATAACCACCAGAAGGTCCACACTAGGGTGGCCAGCCACTTCAGCTGCCCAGAATGTGGCAAGAGCTTCCAGGGCAAGTCTGGGCTGAAGAGGCACCGCTGCCAGAGCAGGGGTCCGGATGACTCGGCTAAAGCTGGTGACAGCTATCACAGAGATGTTGGTGGAGACAAGTGCTTCATGTGAGTTACTGTCTCATAATCAACTCGTTATGTAACTCCTACTGCTTCTTCGTGGATGTTATTAGAATGATCCACTTTTTTTAGTCTTCTCCCTTCTGTTTTCATGGTTTGAATGGCTATTTTTTATGTTTAGTTTTAGGGTAAATCTGTAATTATTTCCTCTGTTTATATTCTATTAGTAAAAACAATGTTTTCTTTGCCAATTAATGCCCAATGTAAATTATTTTCATGAACAGGGATTTTAATATGTCTCTCTACTGCAGGTGTGACCTGTGTGGACGCTCGTACCGCCACTCTGGCTCCCTGCTCAACCATAAAAAGACGCACTCCGAAAACCTCCACCACTGTACCTTGTGCCTCCAGACTTTCCCCGACCCCATCACCCTCCAGGTCCACTCCCAGATGAAGCGCCACTGCTGCCCAGACTGTGGCAAGACCTTCTGTCTCGTCTCCCACCTGCAGAGCCACATGGAGGTGCACTCCAAGGAACGCACCCTGGTCTGCAGCCCCTGCCATCAGAGCTTCCCCAACCCGGTCAGCTACCAGCAACACCAGGACCTGCACCACCGGGCCCAGGGGCATTACCAACAACACAGCATGCAATTAAAGGACAACGTAGGCTGGGGCTCGGGACTGGACCAACCCGTGGGGATCCAGGGCATGCCCAAGCTGGTACCGGCGTTTGCCCACATGCACGGCGGCATGCCCGACCCTCAGGACCAGCAGGAGAGCAACGAGGCTCACTGCACAGGGGTGAAGAGCCACGTGTGTGAGCACTGCGGCCGCACCTACCGCCACGCCGGCTCCCTCCTCAACCACAAGAACAGCCACAAAACGGGCTCCTTCTTCTGCTCCGTGTGCCAGAAGGAGTTCACTAACCTGATGGCCCTGAAGAACCACAGGCGCATCCACACGGAGCCCAAGCGCTACCAGTGCCTGGAGTGTGGCAAGGCCTTCCGCGTGTCCACCCAGCTCATCTGCCACCGGAGGATGCACACCAAAGAGAAGCCTTTCTCCTGCCTGCTGTGCAACAAGAGCTTCTCCAGCAAGTCAAATCTGCGCCACCACCAAAAGATGCACCAGAGCGGTGCCCAGGTTTATGAGTCCTCCTTCAGCATGGATGCTAACAGTTTCATGGACTTGGACATGGGCTCTTTTCTCTGAGTCGAGTCGGGATTCAAAAGGTGAGGGTTTTCTTCAACCCCTCAGACCATTGTAGAGTCAAATACTTCTTATGTTAGTCTCCCCTGGGCCCCTATCAGTAATTGTAAAGTGACGGGTGTTCCTCAAAGCCCCAGTAGGGACGGCGTTTAGTCTTGATGCTGAGCTCTTCAAAGCTGCCTCACaaacatttcattttttttgttttggtcATACACTTTTGGACTCGTGGAAGGAATTCCGATCTTACCTCTAGTAGGGATTGTGACACTAAAAAGTCCCAGATTGGATTGAATGTTTGCACAAAGCCATTGAATCGTTTAGCGCTATAGGAGTGAGGACTATAGGACATGATTTATTTCCTCTTGCTATCTATTACTGTGTTTTGTGCCTCCGTAGGTTAATTTCTCTGCTGTGCTCATCAAAAGTGTGGGCTGTATATTTGCCCTTGAATCCTGTTCAGTGTTGCCATAGGTTAGAGAGAAGTGGTCAATTGACCTTTTGTGATGTGGTTTCAATAAGGACAACCCTGTCGCTGTAAGGGAGATGACCTCTAGTCCTACCCAGAGGATGATATCAAAGGTATTTACTGAAATCATGAAATCAAGTAAATGGttttaataatgataataatatttGGGTTTGTTTGAGGCATTGTATGCTAAATGGACGTATTTAATAATTTATTCCTGTTCTTTTGATTTATTTTTCTGTGTATACTTTGATAGATCACAGTTTTCAACGAATGTTAACATGTAAAGAAAACCTTgactttttttaaagaaatatCCTATGTAGCGTCTATGGAAATTCCTCAATCTATAATTATTCTCAATTGGTGCAACTCCAATACAGGTAGGAATGCATAAGCCCAGGATAATGGTCTTGCTAGCACTCAGGTTTTTCATCTTTAAAAGGAAAATATCTGATGTGCAAAAGCATTGTAGATAATCATCGGTGTCTGGGTTGGGCATGACTTTCTTGTTTCTTTTTTACATGCGCCATTTCTCACCCATGTCTTGTTAAAATAAGAATTGCAGCCTTTTGTCCATAATTCCCCCCCCTTAGAAAATTGCATGAATGTTGCAATACCATACGCATGCTTTTGACTTCTCAAACTTTTAAAAACACGTTTGAGTGATAGTCCTTAAAATAAGTCAAAAGTGTAGAATTATTGTGGCGTGAAATCCTAGTCTCCTATTTCTCTCATTTTAATGGTTATTTTATTTATGTTGAAATGTATTATGGATTCTTTTATAACTTTGAAAAGGTGGAGATGAATCTACGGAATCTTGTTCTAACCACTCACTTAACACGAGCTTTAAGTGTTAGCAAAGTCAATATCGTTGGTTGCTAACTTCAACCATGTTGACCGCAACGTTTATCAAGAAGCAGGTGTTGATCACCACTATTTGCGAAATGGTTTGGTGTCTTTGGAATCAGCCATTTTCTGGTCATAACTTAACCTTTACATAAACGTGCAATTATCTTTGGTTTACTATTCCTACCAGAAAAAGTGTAGGAAACAATAAGGTGCCTATCATACACAAAACAGTTATTTTTCAGTCACACTGTAATGTCAAATGTTTTGGAAAACACAAGTAGGAAGCAGAGGCCCTTTTTAGgtttaaaacagcagagggcCTTTGTTTGAGGGTGTTGTATCAGTACACCACAAGGTGTTTTTCTTTGCTTTCTTCATGCCTTGTATTTCATATATTATGAATTGTAAATATTTCTGGGACCGGTAAGATGTATAAAATACCCTATCAAAGAGCCTTGCCAATTCCTGAAACTGATATTTAAAGCTATCACAGTTTATTTAAGAGAAATTATAGCATATAGCTACAATACACTGTAATAATTACAACTTTTATAGTTCTCTAGGCCTGTATCATGAGCACATTGTTAATAAGGCGTCAGCTCCCAACACCTCAAATTCAAATTGCACGTGAGCAGTCGAGATGCATGCAAGTTGTTCTCCCCATTCTACCAATATTGTAAgcaataggttgccattttagaGATGTTTAGTGCTCATTTTGCCAATACATGTTATTTTAGTAAGTTCACATCTTGTGCATAACATTTTTTCTCATTGTTGTATCAGACATGCTTGTCCACTGGGTAAAATGATATTACTTGATTCAGGAGACAAACTACGTGGCCATCCTGACACAGATTCTACAACTCACACAAAAGGTTACTGCAGAAGTCAGAACTACTGTACACTTAGAATAGCTTGCATGGTGATGGCAGACTTACCAACATCTAAACAGAGACAttctttttttgtgttatttggaTTGGCAATAAATACATTATGGTTCATTTCTGTAATTCGGCTCTCATACCCTAATTACATGAAATTGCAACATGTATTTTAAGCCATGAACATTTTAAATGGTCTGCATGTAGAGAATGTTGCCAGTTCATCTCCGTTTAAACCTTGCAAGTGGGAAGGTGTCAGATTTACTATGATCTCTTCTGGCACTTGTTAATGTACGCCTCATTTTTTGACATGACTACCCCTGTCATGTGCATCTCCCACAGTTATGTCaatgttttaaataaaacatTAGCTGGGTTCTCTGTACATTCATAGCAAGAATTTCCTTTACATGAAGTTACTGTTAAATTGGCTATAGTATAATTAAAAGCATATGccacatttgatttgaatttagtGTTTGAAAACTCAAGtctgaaatattttatttatataacCTTGTATATATTTTGTCACTTTGAAATGTAGATTTTTACTTGTTAGTACTATGAACTTAGCTAATTAGAAACTTAACAAATCAGTTATTAAACTTAAATGACTTAAAATACATTGTGTTCGTAATTTTTTGAGTTCATGTCCTTTTCAAACTtggtttaaattattattttttaacatgAAGAACCTGATTCCAAACCAACACCTGTCTCCTCCACACAATAGTACCTGGTTCCAAAACATATTGCTTCCTACACACAATAGTACCTGGTTCCAAACCAAGGCCTGTCTCCTACACACAATAGTACCTAGTTCCAAACCAAGGCCTGTCTCCTACACACAATAGTACCTGTTTCCAAACCAAAGCCTGTATCCATGCAACACAGTACATGGTTGTAGTGACTGCAAAATGTGTGCATTTGGACAGTTGTTGAACAACTGCTAGATTCAGTCCGTAGAGCGGAAGGTTCGTGTTATAGCACAaatttccgattgagctgacatatgcaACGTTTACGGTGAAGGCAACCGCGGGATTATTGCCTTCAAATTTCGATCGTGCTATAGCGTGGCTCTTCGGCGCTACGGATTGAATCTAGGCCATAAAGTTTATACATCAACAAATCTATGGGAATCATAATTTTATTCTATATAACACACAAAAGTCAGTTCATTTGTAACAATGCTTATTACTACACTAACCCATGTACATAACCCAAACAGACGAGAAAAGTACATTCACTAGGGCAATATTCAATCCAAATACGGAAGTTTAGCGTTATGGCGT
This genomic stretch from Salvelinus namaycush isolate Seneca chromosome 4, SaNama_1.0, whole genome shotgun sequence harbors:
- the znf646 gene encoding zinc finger protein 850 gives rise to the protein MAMQEPGRTKGFPCKHCGTVCSNMPSLLEHMDSHSQQEEDRKFKCDECGRGYRHAGSLANHKKTHELGSFQCPVCARKLSNPLALKSHLRIHTSQKKYSCMDCGKAFRLATQLATHQKVHLSRQSKRRAGSRAAAEYSPIENRDEIEDNEDLHEQLVLVADQQDTRMDIISDNGLSQEEAEIIPISANYSENLGSDEAGDRPFKCDQCEKSYRHHGSLINHKKSHQVGMFECPICFKQFNNLAALHSHQRTHNKSRSGPDTRSTEVTYAGTAQEQFSPSNREAAVHFCHLCQVIFPNDDEFQEHIQMHNSSSMSFGHIQGSSDGYHGTYDHSVTHSPDSNFHSTPLNNTPSMDNQGEQINDVQIYSDHSSNESTLNTQQEPAILDSEISADDLGKAEQSSVTDNVERRFKCQVCGKSYRHAGSLINHKRSHQTGIYQCSICRKTYPHMAALRSHIRIHRAHPSSFNLSSEGDWLSTEPLTLENQQACFSSQDGDASSMMALAQENKGEHDNGGSFHEQFDSTFPQERTVHLPHDEHLMERHMCADCGETFADIAGIKSHICPQLQQQQEAMSNDCDSNLTFQDTNGQCSMGNPEDHIKFQGLNGSPGQRYFGEHNFHEVMNGEQLNSGDGEEEDDEDDDGELYQCSVCGNRYTSMRALRSHLRGHTQSHDTPTSSGPSSMSSLEAEKEEDPGERQQVDGGLMICSTCGESFAKKQDMLAHQLSHHKAQADDAKHVHMDNSNGARHKEEVDSIICGNCGTFCTSYHHLETHQCTANGQSESGDERTEMGNSVNGKELGPMKADLDNGDRQYKCDQCGRAYRHAGSLLNHKKSHKTGVFRCMVCQKRFYNLLALKNHQRTHFDVKRHTCNECGKAFKIQKQLLNHLRIHKENKAKIQELNNQIQALMQMNGARSEGGMHSLNAPANQSATTTRRKRRPTLNLKKPSVGEGALTASQTEVKSEGAGDPRPYSCDQCGRTYRHAGSLVNHKNSHKTGEYYCSVCNNTYSNQLAMKNHLRIHFSVKKHSCQNCGKAFRGKKQLSNHICAHLRKDMPGGVRGSGRRRARNIKCKQCRLTFVSADQLTAHTCGSLANSSESSDGQTSMSLKKEERPFTCNICNRSYRHAGSLLNHKNTHKSGHFSCTFCSKPFSNPMALRNHTRIHTQKKKHVCLTCGKAFRLASILHNHQKVHTRVASHFSCPECGKSFQGKSGLKRHRCQSRGPDDSAKAGDSYHRDVGGDKCFMCDLCGRSYRHSGSLLNHKKTHSENLHHCTLCLQTFPDPITLQVHSQMKRHCCPDCGKTFCLVSHLQSHMEVHSKERTLVCSPCHQSFPNPVSYQQHQDLHHRAQGHYQQHSMQLKDNVGWGSGLDQPVGIQGMPKLVPAFAHMHGGMPDPQDQQESNEAHCTGVKSHVCEHCGRTYRHAGSLLNHKNSHKTGSFFCSVCQKEFTNLMALKNHRRIHTEPKRYQCLECGKAFRVSTQLICHRRMHTKEKPFSCLLCNKSFSSKSNLRHHQKMHQSGAQVYESSFSMDANSFMDLDMGSFL